The Sphingobium aromaticiconvertens genome has a segment encoding these proteins:
- a CDS encoding glycosyltransferase family 87 protein encodes MIAPFSTDRYITRERVLLTASLTLLATIIGLSVLLWGSHGTVDSLGRPLGTDFSNVWTAGWMADHGQAAAAWDWSAHHGVQKAAHHDPHIPFYGWHYPPPFLIIAALLAKFPYTLALVLWQGLTLALAALVAQRVLPGRDALLASLGAPVVLVCLGHGQNAFMTTALLGGGMILLDRRPWVAGMLLGCLCYKPQFAVLIPVAIAARGNWRAFLSAGATVTALCLLTVAIWGWGVWAAFIGSLPLTQHIIIEAGATGWEKIQSPFAAIRQWGGSIPLAYGVQSVATVAAVLVAGLVTWRSTMAVRGAAVLAAALLCTPYVLDYDYVLLGMAIAFLVADMRARGALTWEPTWLAYAWMAPLFGRAVSAMTLVPVNLIAAVAVLALAGRRAVVLDDAWTTVVGRITSLRTARS; translated from the coding sequence ATGATCGCGCCCTTTTCCACAGATCGTTATATCACGCGCGAACGCGTGCTTTTGACGGCATCATTGACGCTGCTGGCAACCATTATCGGGCTGTCCGTGCTGCTTTGGGGTTCACATGGCACAGTGGATTCGCTGGGACGGCCGCTGGGGACCGATTTTTCCAATGTATGGACCGCAGGCTGGATGGCTGACCATGGACAGGCGGCGGCGGCATGGGACTGGAGCGCCCATCATGGCGTTCAGAAGGCCGCGCATCATGATCCGCACATTCCTTTTTACGGCTGGCATTATCCGCCGCCCTTTCTGATCATTGCTGCGTTGTTGGCGAAATTTCCCTACACGCTGGCACTGGTACTCTGGCAGGGGCTGACGCTGGCGTTGGCGGCATTGGTGGCGCAGCGCGTGCTGCCAGGGCGCGACGCATTGCTGGCATCACTGGGCGCGCCGGTGGTTCTAGTGTGTCTGGGCCATGGGCAAAATGCGTTCATGACCACCGCGCTGCTGGGCGGCGGCATGATCTTGCTGGACCGGCGGCCCTGGGTCGCGGGGATGCTGCTGGGATGCCTGTGCTACAAGCCGCAATTCGCCGTACTGATCCCGGTAGCTATCGCTGCGCGGGGCAACTGGCGCGCCTTTCTGTCGGCAGGCGCGACGGTGACAGCCCTGTGCCTGTTGACGGTCGCGATCTGGGGATGGGGCGTGTGGGCGGCGTTCATCGGGTCGCTGCCCCTGACGCAGCATATTATCATCGAGGCAGGGGCTACGGGCTGGGAGAAGATCCAGAGTCCCTTCGCCGCGATCCGGCAATGGGGTGGGTCGATCCCCCTGGCCTATGGAGTGCAATCGGTCGCAACCGTGGCTGCGGTGCTGGTCGCGGGACTTGTGACCTGGCGCAGCACCATGGCCGTGCGTGGCGCCGCGGTGCTGGCGGCAGCGCTGCTCTGCACCCCTTATGTGCTGGACTATGACTATGTGCTGCTGGGAATGGCGATTGCCTTCCTTGTCGCCGACATGCGGGCGCGCGGTGCGCTGACGTGGGAGCCGACATGGCTCGCCTATGCCTGGATGGCGCCACTGTTCGGGCGCGCGGTGTCGGCGATGACGCTGGTGCCGGTGAACTTGATCGCGGCTGTGGCCGTGCTGGCGCTGGCGGGTCGACGGGCCGTGGTGCTGGATGACGCATGGACGACGGTAGTGGGGCGGATCACGTCACTGAGAACCGCTCGGTCCTAA
- a CDS encoding efflux transporter outer membrane subunit produces the protein MAGSMLALSACVAGPDYRAPQPAALGIPETYTQGNNAATSEADLSTWWTRFNDPALSSFIDAAIANNLDIVQAQTRLRQARESLRQANSAFLPQVSGSGRGGQTYRSGGGGAQVDNNGNVISSGSDPWSGSYSLAANASWQIDLFGELSRSSEAARADLAASGYDLAAVRRTIIAELVSNYVQARLAQAQLAIARETQKVQQDNYDIARWRLQAGLVSSLDEQQARAQLAQTTATIPTQEANIKSALNRIAVLTGQVPGEATRTLEQAAPIPIAPFNVATGIPADTLRQRPDVRSAERALAAATAQIGVAQAQLYPALNISGNIGSSSTSIKSLFDIITGNVFGNIAQVIFDGGRLASQVRSQRAAADGAFAAYKQTVLTSLEDVENGMNALNAARARKAQFAIAYEASNNAAILARAQYQSGLTDFQTLLNAEQTLLSARNSLAGTQSDEILAVAQLYNALGGGWQNMDGRPQ, from the coding sequence ATGGCAGGATCGATGCTGGCACTCTCTGCCTGCGTGGCTGGGCCGGACTATAGGGCGCCACAGCCTGCCGCGCTGGGCATCCCGGAAACTTATACGCAAGGGAACAATGCGGCGACGAGCGAGGCGGACCTTTCCACCTGGTGGACGCGGTTCAACGATCCGGCGCTGAGCAGTTTCATCGACGCGGCGATCGCCAATAATCTGGACATCGTACAGGCGCAAACGCGGCTGCGGCAGGCACGGGAATCACTGCGACAGGCGAACAGCGCCTTCCTGCCGCAAGTCAGCGGCTCTGGCCGGGGCGGCCAGACCTACCGCAGCGGCGGTGGCGGCGCGCAGGTCGACAATAATGGCAATGTCATCTCGTCGGGCAGCGATCCGTGGAGCGGCAGCTATTCGCTGGCGGCCAATGCAAGCTGGCAGATCGACCTGTTCGGCGAACTATCGCGATCGTCGGAGGCTGCGCGCGCGGACCTGGCGGCCAGCGGCTATGATCTGGCTGCCGTGCGCCGGACCATCATCGCCGAACTGGTCAGCAATTATGTGCAGGCGCGGCTGGCGCAGGCCCAACTTGCCATCGCGCGCGAGACGCAAAAAGTGCAGCAGGACAATTATGACATTGCCCGCTGGCGCTTGCAGGCGGGGCTGGTGTCCTCGTTGGACGAGCAGCAGGCGAGAGCGCAACTGGCGCAGACCACCGCCACCATTCCCACGCAGGAAGCCAATATAAAGAGTGCGCTCAACCGCATCGCGGTGCTGACGGGGCAGGTGCCGGGCGAGGCGACGCGGACGCTGGAGCAGGCAGCGCCGATCCCGATCGCGCCCTTCAACGTCGCGACCGGCATTCCCGCCGACACGCTACGCCAGCGGCCCGACGTGCGGAGCGCCGAGCGGGCGCTGGCCGCTGCCACAGCGCAGATCGGGGTGGCGCAGGCGCAGCTTTATCCCGCACTCAATATCAGTGGGAATATCGGGTCCAGTTCGACATCGATAAAGAGCCTGTTCGATATCATCACCGGCAACGTGTTCGGCAATATCGCGCAGGTCATCTTCGATGGCGGGCGGCTGGCCTCTCAGGTCCGGTCACAGCGGGCGGCGGCGGATGGCGCCTTTGCCGCCTATAAGCAGACGGTGCTGACCAGCCTTGAAGATGTCGAGAATGGCATGAATGCGTTGAATGCTGCGCGGGCGCGCAAGGCGCAGTTCGCGATCGCCTACGAAGCGTCGAACAACGCAGCTATCCTGGCGCGGGCGCAATATCAGTCGGGGCTGACCGACTTTCAGACGCTTCTCAATGCCGAACAGACGCTTCTTTCCGCGCGCAACAGCCTGGCTGGCACGCAATCCGACGAGATATTGGCCGTGGCCCAGCTTTACAATGCGCTGGGTGGCGGATGGCAAAATATGGATGGACGCCCCCAATGA
- a CDS encoding efflux RND transporter periplasmic adaptor subunit, with translation MSNDATPTPAETADMDEFLGTKPPRPWRKWVIRGAIGLALLILILLVSRCFTGNDEPSYATRAARRGDLTVSVSATGNLKPINQVDVGSEQSGKITAVYVDVNDRVTRGQKLAELDTRRLADAIDQNQAQVASSQASVAQAQAQAALAKATLDRQLNVFQLSGGKVPAKTELDTARANYQSALATLNASRAQVQVSQAQLSTAQTNLSIAQIVSPVTGVVLSRDIEPGQTVAASLNAPVLFTIAEDLTQMEVEVSVDEADVGQVKNGQTASFSVDAFPGRTFPATITRVNVGSNASSTSSSSTTSTTSTTSGTVVAYTAVLSVNNTDETLRPGMTATADIITQELKDVLLVPNSALRFKPSSGAASGSGITSTLMPRRRGGGGNARQVSFGAGSSQTVYIVGEDGKPKAVQVTVGASDGSRTVVTGGDLKEGARVITGQLAAGQQQPADDQNGTDQPRGKDRSTAPATSGNASGVRPTDGSPATMKTLGNSAGSPAETAPVAPTAPSGGTERPAEQRRGREGGGE, from the coding sequence ATGAGCAATGACGCGACGCCCACCCCTGCTGAAACGGCGGACATGGACGAATTTCTGGGGACGAAGCCGCCCCGGCCATGGCGCAAATGGGTGATCCGGGGGGCGATCGGCCTCGCCCTGTTGATCCTGATCCTGCTCGTGTCACGCTGTTTCACCGGCAACGACGAGCCGAGCTATGCCACGCGCGCGGCCCGGCGCGGCGACCTGACCGTTTCCGTCTCCGCCACCGGCAATCTCAAGCCCATCAATCAGGTGGATGTGGGGTCGGAGCAATCGGGCAAGATCACCGCCGTCTATGTCGATGTGAACGACCGGGTTACGCGCGGGCAGAAGCTGGCCGAACTGGATACCCGTCGCCTCGCCGACGCGATCGATCAGAATCAGGCGCAGGTCGCCTCTTCGCAGGCCAGCGTCGCGCAGGCGCAGGCGCAAGCCGCGCTGGCCAAGGCGACTTTGGACCGGCAATTGAATGTGTTCCAGCTATCGGGGGGCAAGGTGCCCGCCAAGACCGAGCTGGACACGGCGCGGGCCAATTATCAATCGGCGCTCGCCACGCTCAACGCCTCCCGCGCGCAGGTGCAGGTGTCGCAGGCCCAATTGTCGACCGCACAGACCAACCTGTCGATCGCGCAGATTGTATCGCCCGTGACCGGCGTGGTGCTGTCGCGCGATATCGAGCCGGGACAGACGGTCGCAGCGTCGCTGAATGCGCCGGTGCTGTTCACCATCGCCGAGGATCTGACCCAGATGGAGGTCGAGGTGTCAGTGGACGAGGCCGATGTCGGACAGGTCAAAAATGGGCAGACGGCGAGTTTCAGCGTCGATGCCTTCCCCGGCCGCACATTCCCGGCGACGATCACCCGGGTCAATGTAGGGTCGAACGCCAGCAGTACCTCATCGTCCTCAACGACAAGCACGACCAGCACGACCAGCGGCACCGTGGTCGCCTATACTGCCGTGCTGTCGGTCAACAACACCGACGAGACATTGCGGCCCGGTATGACCGCGACCGCAGACATCATCACCCAGGAACTGAAGGATGTGCTGCTGGTGCCCAACAGCGCGCTGCGCTTCAAGCCGAGCAGCGGCGCGGCATCGGGCAGCGGCATCACAAGCACGCTGATGCCGCGCCGTCGCGGGGGCGGCGGCAATGCGCGGCAGGTCAGCTTTGGAGCGGGCAGCAGCCAGACCGTCTATATCGTGGGTGAAGATGGCAAGCCCAAGGCAGTGCAGGTAACGGTGGGCGCGAGCGACGGGTCACGAACCGTCGTCACCGGCGGCGACCTGAAGGAAGGCGCACGGGTCATCACCGGCCAGCTTGCCGCCGGACAGCAACAGCCCGCCGACGATCAGAATGGGACCGATCAGCCACGCGGCAAGGATCGCAGCACGGCTCCCGCCACATCGGGTAATGCCAGCGGCGTGCGCCCAACCGATGGCAGCCCGGCGACCATGAAGACGCTGGGCAATTCAGCCGGCTCCCCAGCCGAGACCGCGCCGGTCGCCCCCACCGCCCCCAGTGGCGGAACTGAGCGCCCCGCCGAGCAACGGCGTGGGCGCGAGGGTGGCGGGGAATAA
- a CDS encoding acyl carrier protein, which translates to MSETADRVKKIVVEHLGVEAEKVTEDASFIDDLGADSLDIVELVMAFEEEFSVEIPDDAAEKIATVKDAIDFIESKQ; encoded by the coding sequence ATGAGTGAGACCGCGGATCGCGTTAAGAAAATCGTCGTCGAGCATCTGGGCGTCGAAGCCGAAAAGGTGACTGAGGACGCAAGCTTCATCGACGATCTGGGCGCAGACAGCCTGGACATCGTTGAACTGGTGATGGCGTTCGAGGAAGAGTTCAGCGTCGAAATCCCTGACGATGCGGCTGAAAAGATCGCCACCGTCAAGGATGCGATCGATTTCATCGAAAGCAAGCAGTAA
- the fabG gene encoding 3-oxoacyl-[acyl-carrier-protein] reductase, which yields MFDLTGMTALVTGASGGIGSAIAKALAAQGATLALSGSNEEKLKAFAAELGGDHKTLVCNLSDPAAVDALVPQAVEAALGGRLDILVNNAGITRDNLILRMKDEEWSDVISVNLEAAFRLVRAAAKPMMKARFGRIVSITSVVGVTGNPGQSNYAASKAGIIGMSKALGQELASRGITVNCVAPGFIRSAMTDALNDTQKAAINMKIPAGDLGEGADIGAAVVYLASKEAGYVTGQTLHVNGGMAMI from the coding sequence ATGTTCGATCTGACAGGCATGACCGCACTGGTGACGGGCGCATCGGGCGGCATCGGTTCCGCCATCGCCAAGGCGCTCGCCGCGCAGGGCGCGACCCTTGCGCTCTCGGGCAGCAATGAGGAAAAGCTGAAAGCCTTCGCCGCCGAACTGGGCGGCGACCACAAGACTTTGGTCTGCAACCTGTCCGACCCCGCCGCTGTCGACGCGCTGGTGCCGCAGGCGGTGGAAGCAGCACTGGGCGGCCGGCTGGACATTCTCGTCAACAATGCCGGCATCACCCGCGACAACCTTATCCTGCGCATGAAGGATGAAGAATGGTCGGATGTGATCTCGGTAAACCTTGAGGCTGCTTTCCGCCTCGTTCGCGCCGCCGCCAAGCCGATGATGAAGGCGCGCTTTGGCCGAATCGTCTCAATCACGTCCGTCGTGGGCGTCACCGGCAATCCGGGCCAGTCCAACTATGCCGCGTCAAAGGCCGGGATCATCGGCATGTCGAAGGCGCTGGGCCAGGAACTCGCCAGCCGCGGTATCACCGTCAACTGCGTCGCGCCCGGCTTCATCCGCTCGGCCATGACCGACGCGTTGAACGATACCCAGAAGGCCGCGATCAACATGAAGATCCCGGCAGGCGATCTGGGCGAAGGCGCTGACATCGGCGCCGCCGTCGTCTATCTCGCCAGCAAGGAGGCGGGCTACGTCACCGGCCAGACGCTGCACGTCAATGGCGGCATGGCCATGATCTGA
- a CDS encoding ABC transporter permease: MLGTTVILAFRAINRHKLRSFLTTLGIIIGVAAVVTMVTLGNGATAAVRQQISSLGANVLQLRPGQGFGRGGGGPRPPDFKPQDLTAVENQLTGVRAVAPLAQSTGTAIYEGNNWSTTVYGTTAAYFEVQTWKTDSGRLFMPEEEEAGRPVCIIGNTVRTNLFQGNDPVGKRMRIKGVSCQVIGTLATRGQGGFGDQDDVVVMPIKFVQRRFTGDRDISQILVAVDDAYDTSTVQSSLEGLMRERRKIKPGDQDNFNVFDTKQISDTLTGTTTILTQIVGAVAAISLLVGGIGIMNIMLVSVTERTREIGIRLAIGAVAREVLMQFLVEAIVLSCLGGLIGLLLALVASIAIAPLMQVPFIFDVKVNMIAFFFSAVIGVVFGYFPARRAAALNPIDALRHE, translated from the coding sequence ATGCTGGGCACGACGGTCATCCTCGCCTTTCGCGCGATCAACCGGCACAAGCTGCGGTCCTTCCTGACGACGCTGGGCATCATCATAGGCGTCGCCGCCGTGGTGACGATGGTGACGCTGGGCAATGGCGCGACTGCTGCCGTGCGTCAGCAGATCAGTTCGCTGGGGGCCAATGTGCTGCAATTGCGGCCCGGACAGGGTTTTGGCCGGGGCGGCGGCGGGCCGCGTCCGCCGGATTTCAAGCCGCAGGATTTAACGGCAGTCGAGAACCAGTTGACCGGCGTGCGCGCAGTAGCGCCGCTGGCGCAGTCGACCGGCACCGCCATCTATGAGGGCAATAACTGGTCCACGACCGTCTATGGCACCACCGCCGCCTATTTCGAGGTGCAGACGTGGAAGACCGACAGCGGCCGCCTGTTCATGCCGGAGGAAGAGGAAGCGGGTCGCCCGGTGTGCATCATCGGCAATACCGTCCGCACCAACCTGTTTCAGGGCAATGATCCGGTGGGCAAGCGGATGCGGATCAAGGGCGTGTCCTGCCAGGTGATCGGCACGCTGGCGACGCGCGGACAGGGCGGTTTCGGCGATCAGGACGATGTGGTCGTCATGCCGATCAAGTTCGTGCAGCGGCGCTTTACCGGCGACCGTGACATCAGCCAGATATTGGTCGCGGTGGACGACGCCTATGACACCTCCACCGTACAATCGAGTCTGGAAGGGCTGATGCGGGAACGGCGCAAGATCAAGCCGGGCGATCAGGACAATTTCAACGTCTTCGACACCAAGCAGATTTCCGACACGCTCACCGGCACCACTACCATCCTGACGCAGATCGTCGGTGCGGTGGCGGCGATCAGCCTGCTGGTCGGCGGCATCGGCATCATGAACATCATGCTGGTGTCGGTGACGGAGCGGACCCGTGAGATCGGCATTCGTCTGGCCATCGGCGCGGTGGCGCGGGAGGTGCTGATGCAGTTTCTGGTCGAGGCGATCGTGCTGTCCTGTCTGGGCGGATTGATCGGGCTGCTACTGGCGCTGGTAGCGTCGATCGCGATCGCGCCGCTGATGCAGGTGCCGTTCATCTTCGATGTGAAAGTGAATATGATCGCCTTCTTCTTTTCAGCGGTGATCGGCGTGGTGTTCGGCTATTTCCCGGCGCGGCGGGCGGCGGCGCTCAATCCCATCGACGCGCTGCGGCACGAATAG
- a CDS encoding ABC transporter ATP-binding protein — protein sequence MADDPIISLRGVTKNYGSGATAFQALKGIDLDIAQGDFVAVMGPSGSGKSTTMNILGCLDVPSGGTFLFKGRPVHTLDRDQRALLRRRYLGFVFQGFNLLSRTTALENVELPLLYRGEDKQTRYDMGMAALDKVGLKDWWDHTPAELSGGQQQRVAIARAIVTHPDVLLADEPTGNLDSERSVEIMELLTDLNKNSGITVLMVTHEQDMAAFARTIVHFKDGLVERVENGKAA from the coding sequence GTGGCTGATGATCCGATCATCTCCCTGCGCGGAGTCACCAAAAATTACGGGAGTGGCGCGACTGCTTTCCAGGCGCTGAAGGGCATCGACCTGGACATCGCGCAGGGCGATTTCGTCGCCGTCATGGGGCCTTCGGGGTCGGGCAAATCGACGACGATGAACATTCTTGGCTGTCTCGACGTGCCGAGCGGTGGCACGTTCCTGTTCAAGGGCCGTCCCGTCCACACGCTGGACCGCGACCAGCGGGCGCTGTTGCGGCGGCGCTATCTGGGATTTGTGTTTCAGGGGTTCAACCTGCTGTCGCGCACCACGGCGCTGGAGAATGTCGAACTGCCGCTGCTGTATCGCGGTGAGGACAAGCAGACGCGCTATGACATGGGGATGGCCGCGCTGGACAAGGTGGGCCTGAAGGATTGGTGGGACCATACGCCCGCCGAATTGTCGGGCGGGCAGCAACAGCGCGTCGCCATTGCCCGCGCCATCGTCACCCATCCCGATGTGCTGCTGGCCGACGAGCCGACCGGCAACCTCGATTCGGAACGGTCGGTAGAGATCATGGAATTGCTGACCGACCTCAACAAAAATAGCGGGATTACCGTGCTGATGGTGACGCACGAACAGGACATGGCGGCGTTCGCCCGGACGATCGTGCATTTCAAGGACGGGCTGGTCGAGCGGGTCGAGAACGGGAAGGCGGCCTGA
- a CDS encoding acyltransferase — protein MSDDMDASRPQKLVGIQALRGIASLAVILYHVARHMDQVTASPLMMRFFQPGHAGVDLFFVLSGFIILHVHRIDIGQPDRLRHYVRQRFLRLMPIYWIALVLTALALIAAGHMVSSGALLWSATLLPTVQEPLLGIAWTLQHELIFYMVFALLIFSRRLGVTLLVIWTGWIMLAALGLVAAVVPDRITNLYNLEFLAGMGAAALLASGRITAPRMMTGAGATLLLAACVAESMGVLDGYGPLARLAYGVPSALLIAGLAAWEQARGMVVPAPLRALGEASYSLYLFQFLGLSAAWQIWQRLGLDAAAMPLLCYLVLAAAALIAGLAMSLLVEQPLLARLRRWRNPAYSCRSASMGLSAAARRAGK, from the coding sequence ATGAGTGATGACATGGACGCATCACGCCCTCAGAAATTAGTTGGGATTCAGGCCCTGCGCGGAATCGCGTCGCTTGCCGTCATCCTCTATCACGTCGCCCGTCACATGGATCAGGTGACGGCATCCCCTTTGATGATGCGTTTCTTTCAGCCCGGCCACGCGGGTGTGGACCTGTTCTTCGTGCTCAGCGGCTTCATCATTCTGCACGTCCACCGCATCGATATCGGCCAGCCCGACCGGCTGCGCCATTATGTGCGCCAGCGGTTCCTGCGGTTGATGCCGATCTACTGGATCGCGCTGGTGCTGACCGCACTCGCCCTGATCGCGGCGGGGCACATGGTATCGTCCGGCGCATTGCTCTGGTCGGCAACCCTGTTGCCGACCGTGCAGGAACCGCTGCTGGGCATCGCCTGGACGCTGCAACACGAACTGATCTTCTATATGGTCTTCGCGCTGTTGATCTTCAGCCGTCGGTTGGGCGTGACGCTGTTAGTGATCTGGACGGGATGGATCATGCTGGCTGCGCTGGGGTTGGTCGCCGCAGTCGTCCCGGATCGCATCACCAACCTCTATAATCTGGAATTTTTGGCAGGCATGGGCGCGGCCGCCTTGCTGGCAAGCGGACGAATCACCGCGCCCCGGATGATGACCGGGGCAGGGGCCACGCTGCTGCTGGCGGCCTGTGTTGCGGAAAGCATGGGGGTACTGGACGGCTATGGCCCGCTCGCGCGTCTCGCCTACGGCGTGCCCTCTGCCTTGCTCATCGCGGGCCTTGCTGCATGGGAACAGGCGCGCGGCATGGTCGTCCCTGCGCCCCTGCGTGCGCTTGGCGAAGCGTCCTACAGCCTCTACCTCTTCCAGTTTCTGGGCCTCAGTGCTGCCTGGCAAATATGGCAGCGTCTGGGTCTGGATGCGGCGGCGATGCCGCTCCTCTGTTACCTTGTCCTCGCCGCCGCCGCGTTGATCGCCGGTCTCGCCATGTCCCTGTTGGTCGAACAGCCGCTCCTCGCCCGCCTGCGGCGCTGGCGAAACCCGGCCTATTCGTGCCGCAGCGCGTCGATGGGATTGAGCGCCGCCGCCCGCCGCGCCGGGAAATAG
- the fabD gene encoding ACP S-malonyltransferase: MRAFLFPGQGSQSVGMGKALADASPVARELFQEVDDALGQHLFRIMVEGPESDLTLTENAQPAIMANAIATLRVMEREGGLRLSEKGDYVAGHSLGEYSALCAVGAFDVPTTARLLKLRGQAMQAAVPVGEGAMAALLGADIDKAQALADAAAEGEVCTVANDNDPGQVVISGHRGAIERAIALVKDHGIKRGVLLPVSAPFHCPLMQPAADAMADALAQAKIATPLLPVYANVLAAPIADPDDIRSRLVEQVTGRVRWRGSIAAMWEAGVTDFVELGGKVVGPMVKRIAPDATVRSIVTMDDIEAALAAL; encoded by the coding sequence ATGAGGGCATTCCTGTTTCCCGGTCAGGGCAGCCAGTCCGTTGGCATGGGTAAGGCACTGGCCGACGCCAGTCCCGTGGCGCGCGAACTGTTCCAGGAAGTCGATGACGCGCTGGGCCAGCATTTGTTCCGCATCATGGTGGAGGGGCCGGAGAGTGACCTGACCCTCACCGAAAATGCCCAGCCCGCGATCATGGCCAACGCCATCGCTACGTTGCGCGTGATGGAGCGGGAAGGGGGGCTGCGCCTCTCCGAAAAGGGTGATTATGTCGCTGGCCACAGCCTTGGCGAATATAGCGCGCTCTGCGCTGTGGGCGCATTCGACGTACCGACGACGGCGCGTCTGCTGAAGCTGCGCGGACAGGCGATGCAGGCTGCCGTGCCGGTGGGTGAAGGCGCGATGGCCGCGCTTCTGGGCGCTGACATCGACAAGGCGCAGGCGCTGGCCGATGCGGCGGCAGAGGGTGAGGTCTGCACCGTCGCCAACGACAATGATCCCGGACAGGTCGTGATTTCCGGCCATCGCGGCGCGATTGAGCGCGCCATTGCCCTGGTCAAGGATCATGGCATCAAGCGCGGCGTGCTGCTGCCCGTCTCCGCGCCCTTCCATTGCCCACTGATGCAGCCCGCCGCCGACGCGATGGCCGATGCGCTGGCGCAGGCGAAGATCGCGACGCCGCTGCTCCCCGTCTATGCCAATGTCCTCGCCGCGCCGATCGCCGATCCCGACGACATCCGTTCGCGCCTGGTTGAGCAGGTGACGGGCCGTGTCCGCTGGCGCGGAAGCATCGCCGCGATGTGGGAGGCGGGCGTCACCGATTTCGTGGAACTGGGCGGCAAGGTCGTGGGACCGATGGTCAAGCGCATCGCCCCCGACGCCACCGTGCGCTCCATCGTGACGATGGATGATATTGAAGCGGCGCTGGCCGCGCTCTGA
- the fabF gene encoding beta-ketoacyl-ACP synthase II, whose product MRRVVVTGLGMVTPLGGDVETTWKNILASKSGAATITRFDPTDYKCRIACEVKPADHPYGFDPSKEVDHKIQRQVDLFIVFGIAAASEALADAGLLDMTEEERLRAGCSIGSGIGGLPGIESESLVLANKGPSRVSPHFVHGRLINLISGQVSIKYGLMGPNHAVVTACSTGAHSIGDAARMIAMDDADVMLAGGAESAICPIGIAGFSQARALSTNFNDTPEKASRPYDVNRDGFVMGEGAGVVVLEEYERAKARGAKIYAEVIGYGLSGDAYHVTAPHPEGSGAFRSMQMALKKSGLSLEDIDYVNAHGTSTPLGDELELGAVRRLFGDQISNMSMSSTKSAIGHLLGGAGAVESIFCILAMQDQIVPPTLNLDEPSESCQGVDLVPHVAKERKVRAVLNNSFGFGGTNASLIMKPI is encoded by the coding sequence ATGCGTCGCGTCGTCGTAACCGGCCTCGGCATGGTGACCCCTCTGGGCGGGGATGTCGAAACCACCTGGAAAAATATCCTCGCGTCCAAATCGGGCGCGGCCACGATCACCCGGTTCGACCCCACCGACTATAAATGCCGCATCGCCTGCGAGGTGAAGCCCGCGGACCATCCTTATGGTTTCGACCCGTCCAAGGAAGTCGACCACAAGATTCAGCGGCAGGTCGATCTGTTTATCGTCTTCGGCATCGCCGCGGCCAGCGAAGCGCTGGCTGACGCGGGCCTGCTCGACATGACAGAGGAAGAGCGCCTGCGCGCGGGCTGCTCGATCGGTTCGGGCATCGGCGGCCTGCCGGGCATCGAAAGCGAATCGCTGGTGCTGGCGAACAAGGGCCCTAGCCGCGTCTCGCCGCATTTCGTCCATGGCCGACTCATAAATCTGATCTCGGGTCAGGTTTCGATCAAATATGGCCTGATGGGGCCGAACCATGCTGTCGTCACCGCCTGTTCGACCGGCGCGCACTCAATCGGCGATGCCGCCCGGATGATCGCGATGGACGACGCCGACGTGATGCTCGCGGGCGGCGCGGAAAGCGCGATCTGCCCGATCGGCATCGCCGGCTTCTCGCAGGCGCGGGCGCTCTCCACCAATTTCAACGACACGCCCGAAAAGGCGTCGCGTCCCTATGACGTCAACCGCGACGGCTTCGTCATGGGCGAGGGCGCGGGTGTCGTTGTGCTGGAAGAATATGAGCGGGCCAAGGCGCGCGGCGCTAAGATCTATGCCGAAGTGATTGGCTATGGCCTGTCGGGCGACGCCTATCACGTCACCGCTCCGCACCCCGAAGGATCGGGCGCGTTCCGTTCGATGCAGATGGCGCTTAAAAAGTCGGGCCTCAGCCTGGAAGATATCGATTATGTGAACGCCCACGGCACATCGACCCCGCTGGGCGACGAACTGGAGCTGGGCGCGGTCCGTCGCCTGTTCGGTGACCAGATCAGCAATATGTCGATGAGTTCGACCAAATCCGCCATCGGCCATCTTCTGGGCGGCGCGGGTGCGGTGGAGAGCATCTTCTGCATCCTTGCCATGCAGGACCAGATCGTCCCGCCGACGCTCAACCTCGATGAACCCAGCGAAAGCTGCCAGGGCGTGGACCTGGTCCCGCACGTCGCCAAAGAACGCAAGGTGCGCGCGGTGCTGAACAACAGCTTCGGCTTTGGCGGCACCAATGCCTCGCTCATCATGAAGCCGATCTGA